From the Glutamicibacter halophytocola genome, the window CACCGCCTCTTGGAGCAATTAGCCGGCGGAGAACTGGATCTTGCACTTATTGTCACGTCAGAGCACGCTGTGAACGAAAAGAACCTGCAGAATCTGCCACTTCTGGAAGAGCAGTTGGTAGTGATCGACTCGCTAGAGCGCCCGCATTTGGCAGAAGCAACTTGCCTGGCTCTCAAGGATCTGGCACCGATCGCGCAATTGGCGTTCTCCCACAGCTATGACCTTCGCGCAAGCACCGCCCAGGCTTATAAGGCCTCTGGACTGGTTCCGAATATCGTAGTGGAGGGCGGCGAAATGGATGCTGTATTGCGCTTTGTCCATCGGGGTTTGGGTGTTGCTGTGGTGCCGGCGACCGTAGCCTTGGAAACTCCGGGAATTCGCGCCATAGCCTTGCGCGACCCGCAGCTGGTCCGCACCATCGGACTCGCCCACCGACGCGATGTATCGCTAACCCGAGCTGCGTCCGCCATGCACGGATTGATTGAGAATACCGCGAAACTCCTGTCTGCTCGACATGAGCAAATTACGTCGCTATTTTGATCCCCAAATGGCCGGCCATCTCCTCGGCCAGCAGGCTTAGCTGCAGGGTGCTGATTTGGGTCCCTCGCATCGCCTCAAGCCCCTCGATTTGAGCGAAGTCCAGGCCTTGAAGGTCAACATCGCGAAGTTGTGCGCCAACGCAGTTGAGTACCGAGGTTCGCGAGTC encodes:
- a CDS encoding LysR family transcriptional regulator, which produces MNLEQLRGFITIAEVGHFTHAAELLHLTQPSLSRQISTLEQELGSELFHRARGNISLTAAGQALLPRARRMLADEETIRSEMADLAGLRRGRVRLGAPPTLCVSLVSEVLEIYRENYPGVQLQIFEAGSHRLLEQLAGGELDLALIVTSEHAVNEKNLQNLPLLEEQLVVIDSLERPHLAEATCLALKDLAPIAQLAFSHSYDLRASTAQAYKASGLVPNIVVEGGEMDAVLRFVHRGLGVAVVPATVALETPGIRAIALRDPQLVRTIGLAHRRDVSLTRAASAMHGLIENTAKLLSARHEQITSLF